The DNA window TATATTTTCTGAGTTGTTTGTGCCCGTGCCCATATAGTAAATTTTGAAACGGTTTGTGCCTACAAGGTTTGGCGACAAACCGCGCTGTAAAGAAAGCCATTCAGAATCATTTAAGTTAAAGTTTACTTGTGTAGCTTTATGGCTTTGGTCAGACGAATCGCTACCTGTTACATTTTCCATGCTAAATGTACCCGGGTTTGCAAGCAAAACTCCATTGATGTCGGTTTGAATGTATGTAGTCCAATTTGCGGCTAAGCTCATATCGTCAAGAGTTCTTACCAATGAGCTAGTTGTGGTGGAACCCGGTTTTAAAAAGTGAATACCCTCTATAAATACAGTACCTGTGTAAGGTGCGCCTGCACTGCGCTCAAAAACAAATGACAGCTGATCAACACTCGGGGCTGTAGACGCAGGGCCTGTGGTGACAATTCCGGTAAAATCTGAAAATGGTATTATAACATTTTGCCAAGAAGTTGTAAGAGTTTTATATGTATTTACTCTTACTTCATGCCCGGCACCTCCACCACCGCGAAGCTCTATTTTAAATTTTTCACCGCCATTACCACCCTTTACCCAAAAAGAAAGATGGGTTGTGCTGCTAAAATTTACAGCATTCATACTTGTCCAGTAACCACCCCACCCAGGAGCCACAGCAGAAACATTAAAGTCAATGCGCACCGAGCCGCCTGAGCCATCGTGCGTTGGAACCGCTGCACTTGAAACATAACTTTCTGTACACTCAGTTGCCGATGGCATTATTCCGCTTGCACCGCCAAAACGGTTTGTGCCGCTAAGGTTGTCGTAATTATCAACATGCATATCCGCAGGGTTATCAATGTAAAGCTGAAGATTGTCTATTGCAATTGTTCCTTGTCCGCCGTTTACTTTTTCAACTACAAACTCTATTTTCATTATTTTTATAAGGTCAAGGTAAGCATCGGCATATGGATACCCATAAGCGGTGCCAGTATCGGTAAGTGTTCTAAAATTTACAACAACACTTTTCCATGTTGACTGGTTTGTTAAACCAACAAAACCAGTTCTTATTGTACCGTCAGCATCTATAAGTTTTACCTTGAGGTTATTTAAAGGGCCAGTGCCTTTGTAGCTAAACTTTAACGCATCGCCAGCAGAAAGGTCAACGGAAGAAAACTCTTTTTGAATAGTTACCCAGTTGCCACCACCAAGTGTGTAGTCAAGCATCACAGCCGAACGAGCAGCGGAGTTGTAACTTATGCTTTGCGTTGTAATTAAACCAGCAGCAATTGTGTCGGTTACAACAGTCCATCCACCGGTGGTTTGCATAGAGTCCAACACAGTTGCATGCGCATTAAGCGCAAGCAGTGCAAATGCTAAAACAAACAACGGAGCAACTAACTTTTTGATTTTCATAACTTTTCCTTTTTAAACCCGAATTTCACAATAGGGTCTGGCATGCCCTACGGCATCCCGCCTTGGGCGGGAATTAATTTTCCTCAAAAAAATCTTCTATTGAAAGCATATCTTCTTGAGCTTTCATTTGCGTGTCGTGATTAAACAAGTAACGAATGGCACCATTGTTTAAATAGTTGTTTAAGGCAATAAGTGTCATTGCTTGGTCTAAACAAAGATATTTTTTGGAAATTTTGAATGTGTTTACATTAACAGCGTCGTAAAAACCATATTTGCCATAAATTTCAGGATAATTAATTAACAAGTTACGAATATTTTTTATTGCCTGTTCTGGAAGTACGGCCAAAGCAAGGAAGCTTGCGTGCGGCGTTATTACACCTTTATCTTGATATCCGCTTGACCCAAGCTCTTCAACTCCGTATTCAAAATAGCCCCATATATTTTCCGGTGTACTGCAAGGCGATATACCCCAAACAGGATATTTTTGTTTTTCGGCATAAGCAATTTGCGCGCGAACTGCAATTTCGTTATTTAAACCAAGACCTTTTTTTGCAACTTCTTGTTCACGCAAAACAAGTGTGGGCATAAGGTACTCAAACATACTGCCACCCCAGCTTGGAACGAACTTTACATTTTCAATTTGATAATACCCCTGAAAAAAACGGGTGCCAAAATATGTTCTTTCAAACCCAACCGGTGTGCGCGCCTGCCACTTCCACTCTGAGGGCAATGTGCGATAAAGTTTAAACCAGTGTTTTCTTGGCACATCTCCCTTGCCAATAGCAATATATGAGGCCACCCTTGACTCGCAACAAAGCAAACCGTAGTGGTAAGGCGAGTACTTTTCTTTTTCTCCGTCGTATCCTACATAAAACTGGCTTTCAATTCTGTCGTATAGCTTATTAAAATCCATTTGCTTAAGCAACACCTCACACCGTTCACCCAGCTCACTTTGAAATGCCTCTTTTGCCACAATTATACCTGCGGCAAGCCAGCCATTATCCACAGTTGACACATAGGGTTTATCGGTTTGTAAGGTTATGGTTTTATAATAGTTGTAAGGGTGGCCTTCCCACTTATCAACTTTTTCTAAACTTTCTATAACGCGAGTTACCCGGCGCACAGCCTCAAAACGATCTATAAAACCAAGGTCAAAAGCTGAAACAACGCACATTATGTAAAGACCAATGTTTGTTACCGATGTGTAACAATTTGCCTTTGTTTTACTTGGGAAAACCATTATGTTGTCTAATGGAAGGCCAGTTTCTTTATCTACAACATCACGAAAATATGCCCAGGTATCGTATGCAATTTCTTCAAGTAATTCGCGCTCTGGCAAGTTTGCAGGAAGGTTTTTTACTCCGGGAACTGTGTAGCGTAAAAGGCGGGCTGTATCGGCATCTACTGGCTCATCACCCTTAGCATCTTCATCAAGAAGTGATGGACAGGTTTTTTCATTTAAAAATTCTACTTTTTGAGCGGGCTGTTTTCCTTCTTTTTTAGTTGTATTTTTTGCGTTTGCAAAAGAAGCAGTTGGTGCAACAAACGCAACAGTAAAAATAAGCAATGCAAAAACAAAATATCTAAAGATATTTGCAAGTATTTGCGAACAAAGTAAAGTTCTCTTGCGCAGGAAAGCCACTAGTGTCCCCTGTTTAATAAAGCGTTTAGTTAATTTGTTGATTTTGCTTGCAGATTATATCAGATTGCGTTTTAGTGTGTCAAGAATTTGTACAATATTTTAACATATTGGACTTTTGGTAATAAGGTTAGTCAGGTTTAATCCGGAATTTGCAACAAGACACGGAATTTTACAAACAATGCCAGACTTTTTCTTCAAAAAGCAGTGTCTGTCATTTCCCCGAGTGCCCTAATTAAGACATTTGAGGGTAAATTCCATCGGGAATGACAAACAGCAGTGTAGGAAATGATCGTCAAGGCCGGATGGAATGACGGGCTTTGTAATTTTTACTCAATTATAAGTTTGCAGATGGGCATACATTTTTTAACACACATTTAATATGATTAGGCCTTCTTGCCTTGCAAACCGCCCTTCCATGTGCCTGCATAAAATGGGAGAACAAAAACCAATCTTTTTTAGGTATTAATTCTATCAATTTACTTTCAATTTTCAATACATTATCACTTTTTATAAAACCTAACCGATTTGAAATTCTAATTACATGAGTATCCACAACTATACCTTCATAAATGCCAAAGCTGTTGCCAAGCACTACATTTGCGGTTTTTCTTGCAACACCGGGCAGTTTTAATAAATCAAACATTGTACTTGGAACTTTACCGCCAAAATCTTTAACTATTATCTTTGCAGTTGCAATAATGTTCTTTGCCTTATTTCTATAAAAACCAGTAGATCTTACATCTTGCTCAAACTCACTTTGACTGGCCTTGGCATAATCATTTATTGTTTTGTATTTTTTGAAAAGTTTTTCGGTTACTATGTTCACCCTTTTATCGGTGCATTGGGCGGAAAGGATTGTTGCAACAAGCATTTCTACGGGGTTTGAAAAATTAAGCGCTGTTTTAGCGTTTGGATATTCTTTTTTTAAAAGGGTGAGAATCTTTGCTACTTTCTTGTTTGTCATTGCGGTCTAACCATATTGTCTGTCATACCGTCAACCTCGGGCTGATTCGCTTCACTCATCGGGATGACAACTGAAAAACAGTTGTCATTTTATCTCAATGGCACTTACCGGACAATCGTTTACCGCCTGCTTGGCAGATTTTAGAACAGCGTCTAACAACTCTACCTCTTTTGCAACGGCCAAAACACCGTCCATCTGGAAAATATCAGGGCACAGCGATACACATAAAGCACACCCAATACAGGCTTTCGCATTAACTTTTGCTTTCATTCATTTTTTCCTTTAGTCGTATTTCTCTTAATTTTGCAAACTTTGCAACCTCATAAAACGATGAAAAAATTGCCCAAAGTAAGCCATTGTAGCCATCTAAAAAACCTAAACGCAAAACATAGCGGACAAAAAAGCTAAAAGGAAACCTTATAAACTGAAAAACGGAGGCGCTTTCATTTTTGTCTTTTCTTTTTAACGCGTCTAGTGAAGAATAGTTATTAAACTTGTCAAAATAACTTGAGATTGTTCTATAACTGTAATGGTTAATCGGGTTTTTTAACCGGGCAACCTTGCCGCTTAC is part of the Endomicrobiales bacterium genome and encodes:
- the nth gene encoding endonuclease III: MTNKKVAKILTLLKKEYPNAKTALNFSNPVEMLVATILSAQCTDKRVNIVTEKLFKKYKTINDYAKASQSEFEQDVRSTGFYRNKAKNIIATAKIIVKDFGGKVPSTMFDLLKLPGVARKTANVVLGNSFGIYEGIVVDTHVIRISNRLGFIKSDNVLKIESKLIELIPKKDWFLFSHFMQAHGRAVCKARRPNHIKCVLKNVCPSANL
- a CDS encoding ferredoxin, with the protein product MKAKVNAKACIGCALCVSLCPDIFQMDGVLAVAKEVELLDAVLKSAKQAVNDCPVSAIEIK
- a CDS encoding gliding motility-associated C-terminal domain-containing protein, whose translation is MKIKKLVAPLFVLAFALLALNAHATVLDSMQTTGGWTVVTDTIAAGLITTQSISYNSAARSAVMLDYTLGGGNWVTIQKEFSSVDLSAGDALKFSYKGTGPLNNLKVKLIDADGTIRTGFVGLTNQSTWKSVVVNFRTLTDTGTAYGYPYADAYLDLIKIMKIEFVVEKVNGGQGTIAIDNLQLYIDNPADMHVDNYDNLSGTNRFGGASGIMPSATECTESYVSSAAVPTHDGSGGSVRIDFNVSAVAPGWGGYWTSMNAVNFSSTTHLSFWVKGGNGGEKFKIELRGGGGAGHEVRVNTYKTLTTSWQNVIIPFSDFTGIVTTGPASTAPSVDQLSFVFERSAGAPYTGTVFIEGIHFLKPGSTTTSSLVRTLDDMSLAANWTTYIQTDINGVLLANPGTFSMENVTGSDSSDQSHKATQVNFNLNDSEWLSLQRGLSPNLVGTNRFKIYYMGTGTNNSENIEFFVTDKNNTTYKRVFYAVANTYSTASRSYIWKTLEIPLSEMSLETTGGSDGKMKDLDLTGINSAALKISRSIGSSAVNSSGVGTIYFAGIDFVNEVTPLIQNNGAVLDNMQLPYNPISPNGDGIKEKAMFSYKLKEAARVKIEVFSTKGESVWSYDAGDVNNTNQNIIEWDASDKNGQRVSNGIYIYKFTAEGIASGNTDTIKNLIGVIR
- a CDS encoding DUF3131 domain-containing protein yields the protein MAFLRKRTLLCSQILANIFRYFVFALLIFTVAFVAPTASFANAKNTTKKEGKQPAQKVEFLNEKTCPSLLDEDAKGDEPVDADTARLLRYTVPGVKNLPANLPERELLEEIAYDTWAYFRDVVDKETGLPLDNIMVFPSKTKANCYTSVTNIGLYIMCVVSAFDLGFIDRFEAVRRVTRVIESLEKVDKWEGHPYNYYKTITLQTDKPYVSTVDNGWLAAGIIVAKEAFQSELGERCEVLLKQMDFNKLYDRIESQFYVGYDGEKEKYSPYHYGLLCCESRVASYIAIGKGDVPRKHWFKLYRTLPSEWKWQARTPVGFERTYFGTRFFQGYYQIENVKFVPSWGGSMFEYLMPTLVLREQEVAKKGLGLNNEIAVRAQIAYAEKQKYPVWGISPCSTPENIWGYFEYGVEELGSSGYQDKGVITPHASFLALAVLPEQAIKNIRNLLINYPEIYGKYGFYDAVNVNTFKISKKYLCLDQAMTLIALNNYLNNGAIRYLFNHDTQMKAQEDMLSIEDFFEEN